The sequence below is a genomic window from Tachysurus vachellii isolate PV-2020 chromosome 2, HZAU_Pvac_v1, whole genome shotgun sequence.
GTACATGGCTATGGTGTGAGCTCCACACAATATCTACAGACTCACTACAAAGACGCACAGGGCTGGTTCCTGTTCATCTCCATTGCTGCTGATCTGCGCAAcaccttcttcatcttcttccccATTTGGTTCCACCTAAGGGCATCTGTGGGCATCAAACTTATCTGGGTGGCCGTGGTCGGGGATTGGCTGAACCTTGTTTTCAAATGGTAAGATATAACGAACAgataagtatatatttatttttaaaatgattatttgttatatataaaaatatttcttgtcttattttattcatattttttaaacttaatatgttaaaaaaataatgtggcAACCGTCATATTACGAAAATGTACATCAagtacaacctttttttttcacagttgccaAAAAAATTGCTAAATTGCATAGTTTGCATAAAATACTGATCCTTTTTGGTCCTTCTCTAATTTGTCAACTGAAGGATCCTATTTGGAGAGCGGCCCTACTGGTGGGTCCACGAGACGCCGTATTACAGCAACACATCTGTGCCACACATCGAACAATTTCCCATGACCTGTGAGACAGGCCCAGGTGAGTCCTTATATCGCCACGAGCAAACCATTTTACTTTACTCATCTGTGGTCTTTTTTATGACAACGTTGTGTGTTTTGGTCATTTTGCTGATGCAGGTAGTCCATCGGGTCATGCTATGGGTGCAGCTGGAGTTTACTATACCCTGGTCACCTCCATCCTCACCATCATGCTAGGCACAAAGAAGGCATGTTCCACTAAGGCACTGTAAGAATCTTTAATTAATATCAGATATCATTTCCTAATGGACTTTCCCAAAACTTACCTCTGTTCATGTTTCCCATGTTACAGTAGTGGCCATGAATAGTGCATGAAGTAATGCTACCAGGCTAGGTTCTTCATGTTATCTTGTTTATTTGAAATAGTGCACATGTGCTAGCTACATAAGATACCTTGCGTCAAGCGGTGTTGGGTTTTGCTTCACTTCATAACAGTGATTCTGTACTTAGTGCGAAGTACGTTTAATTGCCGTCATTGGGTGTCAATTCTCTTCCTCCTCAAGAGTGTCATACTTACTGTAGAGCTGTTGTTTTCTGAGGTTAGCCAGGTTGTTGGTGGCTGCCGTGAGCAGCTAGCAAAGAAATTATATGTTTAATATCTTTTATCAGGTCACTTGTAATGGATCTACTTCCAGAGCATTTATGAGTATGTATCAGACTGCTACATGTTTTGGTTTCGATGCACCCTTCATGTTATCATGTTTTGCTTCATTGTTCCAGGTACTTGCGTGGCACCCTCTGGACTCTTTTCTGGACCGTTCAGATCTGCGTTTGTCTTTCCAGAGTCTTCCTTGCTGCCCATTTCCCTCATCAGGTCATTGCTGGTGTAATTACAGGTCGGTTCTCGTTAGGGTCGATGCATATCATTTGGAAACTTTCTAGCCAGATTAATGCAAAACTAAAATCTCCTGTCTTCCTCACAGGTATAATCGTGGCTGAAATCTTCAACAGGCAGACGTGGATCTACTACGCCAGCCTGAAGCGGTACTGCAACATCACTCTGTTCTTGACCGTTTTTGCCGTGGGCTTTTACGTTCTCTTGAAGGCTGTGGGAGTGGATCTGTTGTGGACTTTAGAAAAAGCTCAGAAATGGTGCGTGAACCCAGCCTGGGTCCACATGGACTCGACGCCATTTGCCAGCCTGCTTCGTAACATGGGTACCTTGTTCGGTCTCGGCCTGGGCCTGCACTCGCCACTCTATACCGAGAGCAAGAAGAGCACCAGCGTCCCCTACAGGATCGGCTGCATGCTCAGCTCTCTATTCCTGCTCCACCTTTTCGACTCTATCAAACCGCCGACGCACACGGCAGTGCTCTTCTACCTGCTGTCGTTCTGTAAGAGTGCCACCGTTCCGCTGGTCACCGTCAGCATCATTCCATACTGCATGTCTGGAGCCCTGAGTTTACAGAGCAAGAAACACCTCTAAAAGAACTCCCTAAAAGACAACTGTAGTGAAAACACAAACCCTCAGGGGTATTTTCCAGCTCTCGTTCTTCACAGCACGTCTCTTCAGCTGTATTGACTCGACCTCGACACGGACTTCTACTCGGTTTGGTTTCCaccccaccaaaaaaaaataaaaagacagaagacGTCCTTAAGCACTGTAAAAAGGCTGTTTATTGCTCAGGATTATGATGTTGTGTTTAGATTACCGTTTTATTTAATCTCGTTACTCGTATCTTAGTGCTCTTTAAGTGGACTGAGAA
It includes:
- the LOC132841591 gene encoding glucose-6-phosphatase catalytic subunit 1-like, whose amino-acid sequence is MNTLMDAVHGYGVSSTQYLQTHYKDAQGWFLFISIAADLRNTFFIFFPIWFHLRASVGIKLIWVAVVGDWLNLVFKWILFGERPYWWVHETPYYSNTSVPHIEQFPMTCETGPGSPSGHAMGAAGVYYTLVTSILTIMLGTKKACSTKALYLRGTLWTLFWTVQICVCLSRVFLAAHFPHQVIAGVITGIIVAEIFNRQTWIYYASLKRYCNITLFLTVFAVGFYVLLKAVGVDLLWTLEKAQKWCVNPAWVHMDSTPFASLLRNMGTLFGLGLGLHSPLYTESKKSTSVPYRIGCMLSSLFLLHLFDSIKPPTHTAVLFYLLSFCKSATVPLVTVSIIPYCMSGALSLQSKKHL